From a region of the Saccharomyces cerevisiae S288C chromosome IX, complete sequence genome:
- the SPO22 gene encoding Spo22p (Meiosis-specific protein essential for chromosome synapsis; involved in completion of nuclear divisions during meiosis; induced early in meiosis), with translation MSDHNVNSTFRKTLVELCETATWITSQVYAAKNLEKNDLITVDNKISALYPIAEKYDRSFRTTTVILDEELILKLENAASSLWNSLTIAMKAEKASDKYFNEVFCKCKIFATKLLSIHEALFRTNTNLLRNFKCYISSFKSASEYRFDDLITNTQQHSEKYLQIINENVESFSNEEKTEFKKLTFEFYLVNFQLYLSENDLDTANIYTAKVNITDNSKYMDADLLIELCRMIYNSTVMLKEINNPETQLVDVNIISFLKDVEKYLELPVENLKSHTDYSNLKYSVLIFMANCLVEGHPQASELEQCDHYLSLLQNEYPNKVDPFILAINLTKRRNIVNPAETIEEILMRMIMSVDVISNFQAVIASINDLSKMNTKFSIVCLDYLLINKLNSKNDSKFLGKAICSRFLITTQSKTMNDSEIAESLENFSTQMERIVSEPLTKHAISCIITLLWNTGKKLEKMEKYVVSIRFYKLALKDIISQNYSDRGKIQRALQVVYNKIEDYSNTVRVYQDMDEVDRQSPLCQLLMLQSFLADDKTEEALTCLQKIKSSEDEKSTDALILAVAECKRKTDLSVQGLLMIFDKLQSKSNSQTISSTSSSQTLSILRYTLQMIVKVSEEEPLETFINYLPTVQKLLQKAVEFLKTVKLLNQLPPDVEKEAIYQQSVAVNEIEWFASFSYNVAVKCLVDQSCESISEFPQYCIQFIDLIPVQDFTFPKMYHFTYWRFKATILQLIIAKEKAKQDQHQKDWDIYEKSEELVNSINVMKKSSEFKDGSSLEDRNTLHECFLEALTIHLESALMMPDQTRILDILKKTELYQDSRVDALLIDISSNMEDLPKGVLIEILETVLKRNMGPEVKERELCSWLRILLENAINLNHEVELRILDRVLKILNINQSSLQDTDGVLQTELETIATYCWNIGVNYIIKDNKSNGIVWCKHSMGFANMVNEGLQEQLYSLWESLASSANIDINSIAK, from the exons ATGTCAGACCACAACGTTAACTCCACTTTTAGAAAAACTTTGGTCGAGTTATGCG AAACTGCAACTTGGATAACATCGCAAGTTTATGCGGCTAAGAATTTAGAGAAAAACGATTTGATTACAGtagataataaaataagCGCATTGTATCCCATTGcagaaaaatatgataGATCATTCAGAACCACTACAGTTATATTAGACGAAGAACTTATCCTGAAATTGGAAAATGCAGCATCAAGTCTATGGAATTCGTTGACTATTGCTATGAAAGCTGAAAAAGCTTCAgacaaatattttaatgaaGTCTTTTGCAAATGTAAGATTTTCGCAACCAAGCTTCTCTCCATCCATGAGGCTTTGTTTCGGACAAACACCAACCTCCTACGGAACTTCAAATGTTATATCagttctttcaaaagcGCTAGTGAGTATCGTTTTGACGATTTAATAACTAATACACAGCAGCATTCAGAGAAATACTTACAGATAATCAATGAGAATGTGGAAAGTTTCTCCAATGAAGAGAAAACTGAGTTTAAAAAACTGACGTTCGAGTTTTACTTggtaaattttcaattataTCTTTCGGAAAATGACCTGGATACAGCAAATATTTACACTGCAAAAGTAAACATCACTGATAATTCCAAATATATGGACGCAGATTTGCTCATCGAATTATGCAGAATGATCTATAATTCCACAGTTATgttgaaagaaattaatAATCCTGAAACTCAGTTAGTAGACGTAAatataatttcttttttgaaggatgtggaaaaatatttggagTTACCTGtggaaaatttaaaatCTCATACTGATTATAGTAATTTAAAGTATTCagttttgatttttatgGCAAATTGTTTGGTTGAAGGACACCCACAAGCTTCTGAACTTGAACAATGTGATCACTATTTAAGTCTTTTGCAAAATGAATATCCAAACAAAGTGGACCCTTTTATATTGGCTATCAATTTAACTAAACGGAGAAATATCGTAAATCCGGCAGAAACCATAGAGGAAATTCTCATGCGAATGATTATGTCAGTAGATGTAATATCCAATTTTCAAGCTGTCATAGCTTCTATCAATGACTTATCAAAAATGAACACCAAATTCTCTATAGTGTGTCTCGATTATTTGTTAATCAATAAACTGAATTCTAAGAATGATAGTAAATTCTTAGGAAAAGCCATTTGCTCCAGGTTTTTAATTACAACACaatcaaaaacaatgaatGATTCCGAGATAGCGGAAAGCTTAGAGAATTTTAGCACACAGATGGAAAGAATAGTTTCAGAACCCCTCACCAAACATGCTATCTCTTGCATAATAACTTTATTATGGAATACTGGAAAAAAGTTAGAAAAGATGGAAAAATACGTTGTTAGTATTAGATTTTACAAATTAGCACTCAAAGATATTATCAGTCAAAATTATTCCGACCGGGGGAAAATTCAAAGGGCTCTACAAGTCGTATATAACAAAATTGAAGACTATTCCAACACAGTTAGAGTATATCAGGATATGGACGAAGTAGATAGACAATCTCCTCTGTGTCAACTTTTGATGTTGCAGTCTTTTCTAGCGGATGATAAAACAGAGGAAGCGCTTACGTGCCTCCAGAAGATAAAGTCgtctgaagatgaaaaaagtACAGACGCTCTTATATTAGCAGTAGCAGAATGCAAACGAAAGACAGATTTGTCTGTTCAAGGGCTCTTAATGATATTTGACAAATTACAATCTAAAAGCAATTCGCAAACTATATCATCTACGTCGAGTTCTCAGACACTGAGCATTCTCAGGTATACCCTACAGATGATTGTCAAAGTATCGGAAGAGGAGCCTTTAGAAACCTTCATAAATTATTTACCAACAGTACAGAAACTTTTACAGAAGGCTGTCGAGTTTCTCAAAACTGTAAAGTTACTAAATCAATTACCACCAGACGTTGAGAAGGAAGCAATATATCAGCAATCAGTGGCTGTAAACGAAATCGAGTGGTTTGCCTCTTTTTCCTATAATGTGGCTGTAAAATGCTTAGTTGATCAGTCCTGTGAATCCATCTCCGAGTTTCCCCAGTATTGCATTCAATTTATTGACCTTATTCCGGTCCAAGACTTCACTTTCCCGAAAATGTATCATTTCACATATTGGAGGTTCAAAGCCACAATCTTGCAGTTGATAATagccaaagaaaaagcaaagcAAGACCAACACCAAAAGGATTGGGATATTTATGAGAAGTCAGAAGAGTTGGTTAATAGCATAAATGttatgaagaaaagctCGGAATTTAAGGATGGGTCATCATTGGAAGATAGAAATACATTACATGAATGTTTCCTGGAGGCGTTGACTATACATCTGGAAAGTGCCTTAATGATGCCTGATCAAACTAGGATTCTGGAcatattgaagaaaacgGAATTGTATCAAGATAGCCGCGTGGATGCGCTACTTATTGATATCTCGTCGAATATGGAAGATTTACCTAAAGGAGTTCTCATAGAGATACTTGAAACAGtattaaaaagaaacatgGGCCCTGAAGTGAAAGAACGGGAACTCTGTAGCTGGCTGCGAATTTTACTGGAAAATGCAATTAATCTTAACCATGAGGTCGAACTACGCATATTGGATAGGGTTCTTAAGATCCTAAATATAAATCAATCAAGTCTTCAAGACACAGATGGTGTCCTTCAAACAGAGTTAGAAACTATAGCCACTTACTGTTGGAATATCGGCGTCAATTACATAATCAAAGACAACAAAAGCAATGGAATTGTTTGGTGTAAACATTCAATGGGGTTCGCAAACATGGTTAATGAAGGCTTGCAGGAGCAATTGTACTCTTTATGGGAGTCTTTAGCAAGTTCGGCAAATATCGATATCAATAGTATTGCTAAATAA
- the HOP1 gene encoding Hop1p (Meiosis-specific HORMAD protein required for chromosome synapsis; displays Red1p-dependent localization to unsynapsed axial-lateral elements of the synaptonemal complex; required for chiasma formation; binds chromatin to regulate initiation of meiotic recombination; promotes intra- and intermolecular synapsis between dsDNA molecules and folds DNA into rigid protein-DNA filaments in vitro; contains a HORMA domain, and a chromatin-binding region made up of PHD and winged helix-turn-helix domains): protein MSNKQLVKPKTETKTEITTEQSQKLLQTMLTMSFGCLAFLRGLFPDDIFVDQRFVPEKVEKNYNKQNTSQNNSIKIKTLIRGKSAQADLLLDWLEKGVFKSIRLKCLKALSLGIFLEDPTDLLENYIFSFDYDEENNVNINVNLSGNKKGSKNADPENETISLLDSRRMVQQLMRRFIIITQSLEPLPQKKFLTMRLMFNDNVDEDYQPELFKDATFDKRATLKVPTNLDNDAIDVGTLNTKHHKVALSVLSAATSSMEKAGNTNFIRVDPFDLILQQQEENKLEESVPTKPQNFVTSQTTNVLGNLLNSSQASIQPTQFVSNNPVTGICSCECGLEVPKAATVLKTCKSCRKTLHGICYGNFLHSSIEKCFTCIFGPSLDTKWSKFQDLMMIRKVFRFLVRKKKGFPASITELIDSFINVEDQNNEVKERVAFALFVFFLDETLCLDNGGKPSQTIRYVTSSVLVDVKGIVIPNTRKQLNVNHEYKWHFTTSSPKAESFYQEVLPNSRKQVESWLQDITNLRKVYSEALSPSSTLQELDLNSSLPTQDPIISGQKRRRYDLDEYLEEDKSSVVNDTIKAKDFDESVPAKIRKISVSKKTLKSNW, encoded by the coding sequence ATGTCTAATAAACAACTAGTAAAGCCAAAAACAGAGACAAAGACAGAAATAACTACTGAACAGTCTCAAAAACTGCTCCAAACAATGCTCACAATGTCTTTTGGTTGTTTAGCCTTTCTCAGGGGGTTGTTCCCTGATGATATATTTGTTGACCAACGGTTTGTACCGGagaaagttgaaaaaaactacAATAAGCAAAACACGTCTCAAAATAACTCTATCAAAATCAAGACATTAATTAGGGGCAAATCGGCTCAAGCAGATTTATTACTGGATTGGTTGGAGAAGGGAGTTTTCAAATCCATTCGTTTAAAGTGTTTAAAAGCCCTATCATTAGGTATATTTCTAGAGGATCCCACCGATCTCCTAGAAAATTAcatttttagttttgatTATGACGAAGAGAATAATGTCAATATTAATGTAAACTTGAGTGGCAATAAAAAAGGGAGCAAAAATGCCGACCCAGAGAACGAGACAATTTCTTTACTAGATTCGAGAAGGATGGTTCAACAGTTAATGAGACGATTTATCATAATTACCCAATCCCTGGAACCTTTACCCCAAAAAAAGTTCCTCACTATGAGGTTGATGTTTAATGATAACGTCGATGAAGATTATCAGCCGGAGTTGTTCAAAGACGCGACTTTTGACAAAAGAGCAACTTTAAAGGTCCCCACAAATTTAGACAACGATGCTATTGACGTCGGTACTCTGAACACGAAGCATCATAAAGTTGCTCTTTCTGTTTTGTCGGCGGCAACATCCAGTATGGAAAAAGCTGGGAACACGAACTTTATTAGAGTAGACCCCTTTGATTTAATTTTGcaacaacaagaagaaaataaacttgAAGAATCTGTTCCTACAAAACCCCAGAATTTTGTCACAAGCCAAACAACCAATGTGCTTGGaaatcttttaaattctTCGCAAGCAAGTATACAACCAACTCAATTTGTTTCAAATAACCCAGTCACGGGCATTTGTAGTTGCGAATGTGGATTGGAAGTTCCCAAAGCAGCCACCGTGTTAAAGACTTGTAAAAGTTGCCGTAAAACACTACACGGCATCTGTTATGGCAATTTTCTACATTCGTCAATTGAGAAATGCTTTACTTGCATTTTTGGACCTTCCTTGGATACTAAATGGTCTAAATTTCAGGATCTTATGATGATTAGAAAGGTTTTTAGGTTCTTGgtgagaaaaaagaagggaTTTCCGGCCTCTATAACAGAACTCATTGATAGTTTTATCAACGTCGAAGATCAGAATAACGAAGTAAAAGAGAGAGTTGCATTCGCCttatttgtatttttcttagATGAAACACTATGCCTCGATAATGGGGGAAAACCTAGCCAAACTATTAGGTACGTTACGAGCTCTGTACTCGTTGATGTAAAGGGAATTGTCATACCAAATACTAGAAAGCAACTGAACGTAAATCACGAATATAAATGGCACTTTACCACCAGTTCCCCTAAAGCCGAGAGCTTCTATCAAGAGGTTCTGCCTAACTCAAGAAAACAAGTCGAGTCGTGGTTACAGGATATCACTAACTTAAGAAAAGTCTATTCTGAAGCTCTTTCTCCGTCGTCAACCCTACAGGAGCTTGATCTTAACTCAAGCTTGCCTACGCAAGATCCAATAATTTCTGGCCAAAAAAGGAGACGTTACGATCTTGATGAGTACTTAGAGGAAGATAAAAGCTCAGTTGTTAATGATACgataaaagcaaaagattttgatgaaaGTGTACCAGCAAAGATTCGCAAAATCAGCGTCTCTAAAAAGACTTTGAAAAGTAACTGGTAG
- the PCI8 gene encoding Pci8p (Possible shared subunit of Cop9 signalosome (CSN) and eIF3; binds eIF3b subunit Prt1p, has possible dual functions in transcriptional and translational control, contains a PCI (Proteasome-COP9 signalosome (CSN)-eIF3) domain), with protein MFHGAKGPLLIERIGHLLSINYGEKEERKRWAMQGISYLQEVQCTSTPYLEILVEESGLRPVSLLNSQLVGKPHFSLLGGFDENIARDIISHNFQNAIFQMESEEVPLTKRYQHLEKITQISLLCKNFKGIEEIEYNVKNIIQGRKNFDMLNSMEKDRISHEVVQDDSFSLLRIQMLLCVSYFLQERYFDCCTKFFTMMTSEPLTLKVLSEHLDCMNFISKEEFIMMVNISVLISIPLDNYDDFIYLSDLKQFFQMTPLLVNCLELLINTNFNKFFKIWHGEINKICMESLFLEPSWSSSAAVIMRCKIYFFYLRISKKLQFSYLSSTLGIDLEDIKEELTKLIISGQLNFEIDGDVIHFEDSSILQSIVNEISRNGTMINEVIDKLKNENTDLKDIIQGNPLMYSGGNNTATIINNESSDDMDIDEVNDRSDISDSEGGLFEC; from the coding sequence ATGTTTCATGGCGCTAAAGGACCTTTATTGATAGAACGCATTGGTCATTTACTTTCTATCAATTATGGCGAGAAAGAGGAACGAAAACGATGGGCCATGCAAGGCATTAGTTATTTACAGGAAGTCCAGTGTACAAGCACTCCctatttggaaattttggtAGAAGAGAGCGGATTAAGACCTGTGAGCCTACTAAACAGCCAACTAGTAGGAAAACctcatttttcattgctTGGAGGATTCGATGAAAACATCGCACGAGATATAATTTCACATAATTTTCAGAACGCAATATTTCAAATGGAGTCAGAAGAGGTTCCATTGACTAAACGATATCAGcatttagaaaaaattacCCAAATATCCCTACTATGCAAGAATTTCAAAGGcattgaagaaatagaaTATAATGtgaaaaatatcattcAAGGCcgtaaaaattttgatatgTTAAATTCCATGGAAAAAGATCGGATAAGTCATGAAGTTGTTCAAGATGATTCCTTCTCACTTCTCAGGATACAAATGTTGCTTTGCGTCTCATATTTCCTTCAGGAAAGGTATTTTGACTGTTgcacaaaattttttacaATGATGACTTCGGAACCTTTAACATTGAAAGTTCTGTCAGAACACTTAGACTGCATGAATTTTATATCGAAAGAGGAGTTTATAATGATGGTGAATATATCCGTACTTATTTCAATACCTTTGGATAATTATGATGATTTTATCTATTTGAGTGATTTAaagcaattttttcagatgACACCCTTATTGGTTAATTGTCTCGAACTGTTGATAAACACtaatttcaacaaatttttcaaaatttggcatggtgaaataaataaaatatgcATGGAAAGCCTTTTTTTGGAACCTAGCTGGTCGTCGTCGGCTGCTGTTATCATGAGGTGCaaaatatatttcttttacttaaggatatcaaaaaagctacagttttcttatttatCATCTACACTAGGTATTGATTTGGAGGATATTAAGGAAGAATTGACAAAGTTAATAATATCAGGGCAGTTAAATTTCGAAATTGACGGGGACGTGATACACTTTGAGGATAGTTCTATTTTACAAAGTATTGTTAACGAAATTAGCAGAAATGGCACCATGATAAACGAGGTTATAGATAAactaaaaaatgaaaacacGGATTTGAAAGACATTATCCAAGGTAATCCACTAATGTATAGCGGTGGAAACAATACAGCGACTATTATCAATAATGAAAGCAGTGACGATATGGACATAGATGAAGTTAACGATAGAAGTGATATTAGTGATTCAGAGGGAGGTTTGTTTGAATGCTGA
- the MAM33 gene encoding Mam33p (Acidic protein that forms a homo-oligomeric complex in the mitochondrial matrix; binds to a subset of unassembled mitoribosome large subunit (mtLSU) proteins and is required for mtLSU assembly; subunit of a complex containing Mrx6p, Pim1p, and Pet20p that may regulate mtDNA replication; related to the human complement receptor gC1q-R), whose amino-acid sequence MFLRSVNRAVTRSILTTPKPAVVKSSWRVFTVANSKRCFTPAAIMRNQETQRVGDILQSELKIEKETLPESTSLDSFNDFLNKYKFSLVETPGKNEAEIVRRTESGETVHVFFDVAQIANLPYNNAMDENTEQNEDGINEDDFDALSDNFANVNVVISKESASEPAVSFELLMNLQEGSFYVDSATPYPSVDAALNQSAEAEITRELVYHGPPFSNLDEELQESLEAYLESRGVNEELASFISAYSEFKENNEYISWLEKMKKFFH is encoded by the coding sequence ATGTTCTTAAGAAGCGTTAACCGTGCCGTCACTAGAAGCATTTTGACTACGCCCAAGCCAGCCGTAGTAAAATCATCGTGGAGAGTTTTTACTGTTGCTAACTCTAAGAGATGTTTCACACCCGCTGCAATCATGAGGAACCAAGAGACCCAAAGAGTAGGTGATATTTTGCAATCtgaattgaaaattgaGAAGGAAACGTTACCAGAGTCAACGTCGTTAGACTCATTTAATGactttttgaacaaatATAAGTTCTCATTAGTAGAGACACCCGGTAAGAATGAAGCTGAAATAGTTAGAAGAACCGAATCAGGCGAAACAGttcatgttttttttgacgTAGCTCAGATTGCTAATCTGCCTTACAACAACGCAATGGATGAAAATACCGAGCAAAATGAAGACGGCATTAATGAGGATGATTTTGATGCTTTATCAGACAACTTTGCCAACGTTAATGTTGTTATTTCTAAAGAAAGCGCAAGCGAACCTGCAGTCTCATTTGAATTACTAATGAATTTACAGGAAGGTTCATTTTATGTTGATAGTGCTACTCCATACCCCTCAGTTGATGCTGCTTTGAATCAGTCTGCTGAGGCCGAAATAACAAGAGAATTGGTATACCATGGCCcacctttttcaaacttggACGAAGAACTACAAGAATCTCTGGAAGCTTATTTGGAAAGTAGAGGTGTCAATGAAGAGCTAGCCTCTTTCATTAGTGCATATTCCGAGTTCAAAGAGAATAACGAGTATATTTCTTGGTTggaaaagatgaagaagtttTTCCACTAA
- the RPS24B gene encoding 40S ribosomal protein eS24 RPS24B (Protein component of the small (40S) ribosomal subunit; homologous to mammalian ribosomal protein S24, no bacterial homolog; RPS24B has a paralog, RPS24A, that arose from the whole genome duplication): MSDAVTIRTRKVISNPLLARKQFVVDVLHPNRANVSKDELREKLAEVYKAEKDAVSVFGFRTQFGGGKSVGFGLVYNSVAEAKKFEPTYRLVRYGLAEKVEKASRQQRKQKKNRDKKIFGTGKRLAKKVARRNAD; the protein is encoded by the exons atg tcTGACGCTGTCACTATTCGTACCAGAAAGGTTATCTCCAACCCATTGTTGGCCAGAAAGCAATTCGTTGTTGACGTCTTGCACCCAAACAGAGCTAATGTCTCCAAGGATGAATTACGTGAAAAATTAGCTGAAGTCTACAAGGCTGAAAAGGACGCTGTCTCCGTTTTCGGTTTCAGAACCCAATTTGGTGGTGGTAAATCTGTTGGTTTCGGTTTGGTCTACAACTCTGTTGCCGAAGCTAAGAAGTTCGAACCAACTTACAGATTAGTCAGATACGGTTTGGCTGAAAAGGTTGAAAAGGCTTCCagacaacaaagaaagcaaaagaagaacagaGACAAGAAGATCTTTGGTACTGGTAAAAGATTGGCCAAAAAGGTTGCTCGTCGTAACGCTGATTAA